In Onychostoma macrolepis isolate SWU-2019 chromosome 04, ASM1243209v1, whole genome shotgun sequence, one DNA window encodes the following:
- the LOC131539202 gene encoding uncharacterized protein LOC131539202, whose translation MSVYRLQLIVLNSCNMNILRNNASIFFRLSSSKLTLIHQGPPKRFHLDTKRRVFDESGKVRKWTYGKKDTSKQNKIVLLVGETGAGKTTLINTMVNYLLGVKFEETIWYEITEEAARDQSESQTSEITMYEVYCVESPISLTIIDTPGYGDTRGLEKDLEVAANLATLFQSSDGVREVDAVCFVIQASKNRLSDRQHYIISSILSLFGKDIMNNIVFLITHSDGMAPKNVLSAINKAKIPCRRDKSGQPVYFLFNNRQAEAQNNESRYLRAQRDAWESCMAEMKLFLKSLDKKNRISLELTSDVLIERIQLEALICNLQLRVEEKESKKSEKIQIQEAMKLNKEKIDRHTNFSIRVKKTIKVKVAIESASWKNRKATTCTVCEENCHEFDCWWVSDPSKCEVMKKGYCTVCTGKCHHSKHVKENKKYVISTSNAVMQSDQLKKGYENAKTKRFSVVMDDLDKDLQELEDQKSILLFNAYKTIKHLSQIALKPDSAFTLQHLDFFIPRLKEAGKENWVRELEEMMRNAKAEEANKDALSYLKAGLTKLFLGVKGGEDKR comes from the coding sequence ATGTCTGTATACAGACTGCAACTAATAGTCTTAAATTCTTGCAACATGAATATTCTGAGAAACAATGCCTCCATATTTTTCAGACTTTCATCCAGCAAACTGACTCTAATTCATCAAGGTCCTCCGAAACGATTTCATCTAGACACAAAGAGAAGAGTGTTTGATGAAAGTGGGAAAGTCAGAAAATGGACTTATGGGAAAAAAGACAccagtaaacaaaacaaaattgttcTGCTGGTAGGAGAGACTGGAGCTGGCAAGACGACTCTCATCAACACCATGGTCAACTACTTACTGGGAGTGAAGTTTGAGGAAACAATATGGTATGAAATCACAGAAGAAGCAGCCAGAGATCAATCAGAATCACAAACCTCTGAAATAACCATGTATGAGGTCTATTGTGTAGAGAGTCCCATATCTCTCACCATCATTGATACTCCAGGCTACGGAGACACTAGAGGACTGGAAAAAGATCTGGAAGTTGCTGCAAATTTAGCCACTCTGTTTCAGAGCAGTGATGGAGTTCGTGAAGTTGATGCCGTGTGTTTCGTGATTCAAGCATCTAAGAATCGTCTCTCAGACAGACAGCATTACATTATCAGTTCAATTCTGTCTTTGTTTGGAAAAGACATTATGAAcaacattgtgtttttaatcACACATTCTGATGGTATGGCACCCAAAAATGTCCTCAGTGCCATCAATAAAGCTAAAATCCCCTGCAGAAGAGACAAAAGTGGCCAACCTGTTTATTTCTTATTCAACAATCGGCAGGCTGAAGCACAAAACAATGAGAGCCGTTACCTTCGTGCTCAAAGAGATGCTTGGGAAAGCTGCATGGCAGAGATGAAGCTATTTCTTAAGTCTCTGGATAAAAAGAACAGAATAAGTTTAGAGTTGACTTCAGATGTCCTCATTGAGCGCATTCAATTAGAAGCATTAATCTGCAACTTACAGCTGCGAGTTGAAGAGAAAGAGTccaaaaaatctgaaaaaattcAGATTCAGGAGGCAATGAAACTAAACAAGGAAAAGATTGACAGGCACACAAACTTTAGCATTAGAGTAAAAAAGACAATCAAAGTGAAGGTGGCCATTGAAAGTGCTTCATGGAAGAACAGGAAGGCGACGACCTGCACCGTCTGTGAGGAGAACTGTCATGAGTTTGACTGCTGGTGGGTTTCTGATCCCAGCAAATGTGAAGTCATGAAGAAAGGCTACTGCACTGTGTGCACTGGGAAGTGTCATCACAGCAAACATGTCAAAGAGAACAAGAAATATGTCATCAGCACCTCGAACGCTGTGATGCAATCAGATCAATTAAAAAAGGGATATGAAAATGCTAAAACCAAGAGGTTTTCTGTTGTAATGGATGATCTTGACAAAGATCTGCAGGAGCTTGAGGATCAAAAGTCAATTCTTCTGTTCAATGCTTACAAGACCATCAAGCATCTGTCTCAGATCGCATTAAAACCAGACTCTGCCTTCACTCTTCAGCATCTCGACTTCTTCATCCCCAGATTGAAGGAAGCTGGGAAAGAAAACTGGGTCCGAGAGCTTGAAGAAATGATGAGAAACGCTAAAGCTGAGGAAGCAAATAAAGATGCTCTGAGTTACCTTAAAGCTGGTCTGACAAAACTTTTCCTTGGTGTGAAAGGCGGAGAAGACAAGAGATGA